Within the Hypericibacter adhaerens genome, the region AGCTGGCGGAGCCGGTGCTGGCGCACAAGACCGAGGCGGGGGCCGTCAAGCTCAACCTCAAGAGCGCGGACGAGCTCAAGGCGGCGGTTGCCGCCATCGGCGAGAATCTCGGCCGCTACAAACCAGGCGCCAAGGCGGAGCGCTTCCTGATCGAGCGCATGGTGTCGGATGTGGTCGCCGAGCTGATCGTGGGCGTGAAGCGCGATCCGCAGTTCGGCCTGGTTCTCGTGGTCGGTGCCGGCGGCATCCTGGTCGAGATGGTCGAGGATGCGGCGACCCTGCTGCTGCCGGTGGTGCGCCAGGATGTGGCGCGGGCGATCGGCGGCCTCAAGATCGCGAAGCTGCTCAAGGGTTATCGCGGCAAGTCTGCCGGCGATATCGAGGCCGCGGTCGACGCCGTGATGGCGATCGCGGGCTATGCCTATGCACAGCGCGACAAGCTGGTCGAGCTCGACGTCAATCCGCTGATGGTGCTGGCCCAGGGCAAGGGCGTCGTCGCGGTCGACGCGCTGGTGGTGATGGGCGCCTGAGCTTCGGTGCGTCCTGCCCGCGCGCCCGGGAACGCAGGCGCTCTTCCTAGGGCACGCCGATCCGCGGCGGGCCGCCGGTAGCGGCCTGGCTCGGCCCGAGGGTGTTCAGCAGGCGCGTGGAATCCTCCGCCAGCTTGATGCACTCGGTCAGCATGCCCATGATCCGGACATTGTTGTAACGCACCGGGGCCGCAACGGGGCTCGGATCGTCGAGGATCTTGTTGCAGCGGCGGATGATGTCCTTCTGGATCTCGCTGAGGATGTCCTCGAGGCGCCATCCGGTCGGGTTCT harbors:
- a CDS encoding histidine kinase; this translates as MTRFLVTTENPTGWRLEDILSEIQKDIIRRCNKILDDPSPVAAPVRYNNVRIMGMLTECIKLAEDSTRLLNTLGPSQAATGGPPRIGVP